ATCTAATTTAGGTATTTTGGGCCGTAGTCCATGTATGCTTGAATTAATACAAATGGTTAGCACAGTAGCACCATCCGAAGCTACTATTTTAATTGTTGGTGAATCGGGAACAGGTAAAGAGCTTGTTGCTCGAGCTATAAGACAAGCAAGCCATCGTAGTGACGCACCTTTTGTCACAGTCAATTGTGCAGCATTAAGTCCAGCACTTCTTGAGTCAGAGCTTTTTGGTCATGAAAAGGGGGCATTCACAGGTGCTGATCGACGAAGAGAAGGTCGTTTTAAACAAGCAGATGGAGGAACACTTTTTCTTGATGAAATTGGCGAGTTACCTTTATTGCTTCAAGCAAAATTATTACGCGCCATACAGCAAGGCGAGATACAGCGTGTAGGAAGTGATACACCTATAACAGTAAATGTAAGAGTTATTGCAGCAACTAATAGAGATTTACCAGAAGAAGTTATAGCAGGACGATTTCGTGAAGATTTATATTATCGTTTAAATGTAATAGGGATAGAAGTTCCACCACTAAGAAATCGTATTGAGGATATTCCACTACTTGCTACATTTTTTCTAGAAAAATTTGCGCTGTCAAACCGTAAGGTAATAAAAGGATTTACGCCTCAGAGTATGGATGTACTCCTAAGGTATAATTGGCCAGGTAATGTAAGAGAGCTTGAGAATGCAATAGAGAGAGCTGTTATTTTAACTACAGGAGACTATATATCAGAACGAGAATTACCTATGGTTATGACTTCTCCTTCACAACCTAATGTACTTTCTAGTCAATCAGATAAAGAAATAGTCCAATATAAAGATACTGTTAAACATTTAAGTCAAGAGCAAACCTTAACACTTGAAGAGCTTGAAAAAAGAGCTATTATAAATATGCTTCATGAAACATCTGAGAATAAAAGTGAAGCAGCACGTAGACTTGGCATCACAAGAGCGACATTACACAATAAACTTAAACGATATGGAATAGAATAATACTTGACAGTGATATTATCAAACCCTAATTTATTGTTGTCTTATTATAAGTTATAATCCAGT
The sequence above is drawn from the Lawsonia intracellularis PHE/MN1-00 genome and encodes:
- a CDS encoding sigma 54-interacting transcriptional regulator codes for the protein MKPIILIVDDDDVHRSMLSALLKGWGYETDEASDGDIAITKAKEHAYDTILSDLKMARVDGIKMLECILNYNPSIPIIIMTAWSSVETAVQALRMGAYDYLTKPLDFDALKKTLQKALTHLQVHPIVRDNESFHKVNTKIEQSNLGILGRSPCMLELIQMVSTVAPSEATILIVGESGTGKELVARAIRQASHRSDAPFVTVNCAALSPALLESELFGHEKGAFTGADRRREGRFKQADGGTLFLDEIGELPLLLQAKLLRAIQQGEIQRVGSDTPITVNVRVIAATNRDLPEEVIAGRFREDLYYRLNVIGIEVPPLRNRIEDIPLLATFFLEKFALSNRKVIKGFTPQSMDVLLRYNWPGNVRELENAIERAVILTTGDYISERELPMVMTSPSQPNVLSSQSDKEIVQYKDTVKHLSQEQTLTLEELEKRAIINMLHETSENKSEAARRLGITRATLHNKLKRYGIE